A region of the Cyprinus carpio isolate SPL01 chromosome A14, ASM1834038v1, whole genome shotgun sequence genome:
TATTACTATGAAATACATAGGCATGACAATATTGCATATAGTATGAtacaataattaacaataatcaaCTAGACACACTGAACAGGAAAAGCTATCCTTTTTAGTTTCTGAATTGTTATATATTCTGCATTACAATTCATGCATGTGTTTACTTCacttttctgaaacattttaatttgtgttttgctctgtttaataattctgattggatctgtatatatttatatacagtctgGTTAAGGCGACTGGTATTGTGGTGTGTTGGCATCGTCGTGTGGTCCTGTTTAGTATTGCAGCTTGACTTGTAGTTAGTTATTTATGTATAGAAAATGCtctaaacaaatgtaacattaatTGTTTCCTCAGGTTTTGCTGTTGCACTGCATACATAAATAGTgaattaggaaaattaaaaaatgttttgaattatcaaaatgatctttatttgaaatttttcaGGTTTTAATACTTTCCCCTTTGTTATACTGGGAGAAATCATACCAGGATGTATGCTAAATTTTTGGATGTGGCGCCCTACCTAGAGATTTTTTCACCAGCTGCCACTGGTTGTGTGGTCTTCCCTTCACAAGTTCTGGGtcagaatttttttatgtttttgaaagaagtctcttatgcttaccaaggctgcatttatttgatcaaaaatacaataaaagcaaaataaaactgtgaaatattattacacttttaaagaactgttttctatttaaatatattttcaaatgtaatttattcctgtgatgcagagctgaattttcctGATGATCCTTtggaagtcattctaatatgcacattataataataaacatttattattattatcaatgttgaatacttAATATATGCTTGATATTTTTATGGACACATTGTGGattttctgatgaataaaaaaatgttcaaaagaatgccatttatttgaaatagaaatcatttgtagcataaaagtatttaaatgaatcaaaagtcaCCGAGGGCATCCTTGCccgataaaagtattaattgctttaaataaaatcttactgactcaaaACTTTGGAACATATTTACACATGGTGACTTTAGCCATTCAGGTCACACTAAATGTgggtttttgtgtatttttgatattctgttttttattattatgagtaGCTTTGTCTGTTTAAACCTAGTATTTGTATTCCTGCCTTCATGATGAAATGGCCCTGTTTCTGTCATTTCAGAGGTGAACGTCATGCTGCCAAAGAGCAGAACTGGCTGTATTTAGAACTGGATCTCTGCACCGTTTCAGCCTAGAGACGGAGTGGGAATACAGTAAGGGAGGAGGACGTGAGCTCAGCTGAAGCcaatgcagcagcagcagagccgGCAGCCTGGCCTAGTGGAGGGAAGCCTTCCAGTGTTTGTGTTCCCCACCGAGCTGCTGTTCTACGCAGATGAGCAGGCTTCACATAAGCAGGTGCTCACCCTCTACAACCCTTATGAGTTTGCGCTTAAATTCAAAGGTGAGTCATACATTTACCCACGAGAAGCCTTCTTGGAGTGCTGTAGTGTACTTTCTTACTGTTTGTTGTTTCATCAGTTTTGTGCACAGCACCAAACAAGTATGCCGTGGTGGATGCCACTGGTGCTGTTAAACCACAATGTTGTGTGGATATGTAAGTTTCCAGGTCTTGCACTTGAAATATTTTAAGCagaaacaaaaaatttttatttgtttcagcttttcacAACCTTTTATTTCTTGTTATTTCCACCAAACAGCGTGATCCGTCACAGGGACGTGCGGGCCTGTCATTACGGGGTGATTGATAAGTTCCGGCTGCAGGTGTCTGAGCAGAGTCAGAGGAAGGCTTTGGGCAGGAAGGAAGTGATGGCCACTCTGCTGCCCTCCGCCACTCAGGAGCAGCCCCAGGTCCGGCCCCAGGAAGAGGAGCGCAGGATGAAGGAGCAGCTTGCCGACAGAGTGTTCTTTGAGCAGACTGCATTCCAGACAGGTGCATTTACTCAACATGCATTTATGTTCTTAATACACATTCTTGGTTCAAACTGTGATTGATTCATAAACACTTGTATTTCCAAAGAAGAAAGCTGGTAATCTTTCTTCAAATGGCTTTCTCCATCTTTTCAACcctctccatttttttttaaacctccaaTCCACCAGtcatagaaacatttttttgtaatccaGGCAGTTCACGAAGGATAAAGCCATATCTTAgcttttttttgttagttttttttgttgaatatctTGTTTTAGTCAGAAATGTGTCACAATGTGAAAGTAGTGCAGTATAAATACTTctgaaaaaaattctatatatacatatatttatatatatatattattgttaattttatatatttattgatgttacatattactttaaaaatatatatttatataaataaattttaaacacacattttgtcttcaaaaagtacatttcaattgatttatttatttcttcacaaATTGTAATTTAgcaatgtattttgtttaaatattttatagaattaatactattatttttttatgaaaaggtaagttttcactatttttaaatttttctcgaccaaaatacaagtttaaatttttctttctttctttttccttaatttttttcccacaaaatgttatattgatgggaaatcatatttatattttttatttaatgtaaagctGTCTTTAGAACTTCTTCTTTGCATATATAATACACtaatttcaattttttgttttacaaatttttttttttttttttttttcttcataaattgAAATTtagcaatgtattttttatatttactagaAGTAatacttctgtttttttattaaaaaggttttaaaaaaaattacaaaacaattttcataaaCATTTGTTTCACAAACATAAAATCTGCATCAAGCTTGAAGCTATAATACTGCTGTAAAATAACtcataaattcataaacacacttttgtttaaaaataatggcATACAGTGCAAAACACTGATTAGTTTGTAGATTTCCCTGCTATCTTGGGCTGCCTTACTGAGCTGTAGTAAAGCTGTTGCTGTTAACTACTTTACCCACTGGGTGGAGTCAGAGagctgtattatttttattgtttggtggtttgctttcattttaaaaccaTCTGCTTCTTCCATTTCTGTTTGCACAGAGAGCCGTACAGCGTCTGGGGGTCCCAGCCTCCTCACTGTCCTTTTAGGCCTGGTGTGTATGGCGGCCCTTATGCTCCCAACTCTGGGAGAGCAGGAATCCACAGTGCCTGTCTACCTCCACTTAAGTGTTAACAAGAAACTTGTAGCTGCTTATGTTTTAGGTGAGTCTCAGAAAAAGCATCATATTCCAAATATTTATTGTCTTCTGCACTTTATCATGGATCTCTCCCGTGTCGCACAGGTCTTCTCACAATGGTTATTCTGCGCACTTGAAGTGCTCTTGGAAACAATCTTGCTAAAAGGAACTAAGATGATGAAGAGGGGAGATATGGACATTAACACAGCTAGGAGGGTTGTGAGGATGGAGGGGAAGCACGTCTGAGAAACTCCCTATAAACAGGAACTAACTTCTTAAATGATCTTCACAAACTCACAGACCCAATGAAGACACAAAGATCCATGGGCGAGGGGAAGGGAGTGTTCTGTGTTTACAGGCTGAACACTGACTGAGCTTGGCATTGAATCTGGCTGACTATGTtaaaggtggggggggggtgtagaggaacatgaatacattaaattaaatgtggtgTTATACGTCATATTCAGTGTCTCTGGCTTTTTGTTGCTTCTCTCAAGACTGAAAATGGCTCTTTTGTtctatttgtttactttttattgttttttttctctgtagtttctacatatgataaataaaattgattgttATGATTGTTTAATGGAtattgcttttatgttttttttttttggttgtattggtagtttctgcattttatttatagtgtttAAGGAAGCAGTATGTAACTGGAGTGTGATAATTGTTTGTTTAGAAATAAGCGAATTCATTTCAGGGAAAGAGAGCATTTACTCCAGCATCCCTGAAAACTTCTTGTCCTCCAACTGATTTAGTTTAACATTTGGAAAATGTAGAGGAAACAGAATTAGATACTCGATAAACTGGCAGTAATGCAACGTTTTAACTTAGCTTGTTtttaattatcttattttttttttttagttataacaGATTGAAGAACAAGTTTGAATATTAATTCCTCTTTCtgagcattggtgagcataagagactttcaaaaatatatatataaatatataaaaaaagttatctgATACATTCACAAAGTTAATTTGTGGAAATTAATCACAATCTGTTAAAGTGGTCCATTGTCAAGTGGAAAGTTTCATTAAGGATGTAAATTAAGTGCACTGATACAAGAAAGACCGTAGAGGACATCTTAACACCTGTTACGACCATTATGTTTTTGAAGACAATAACCACACTGACAGCAGCAAATAAGTTTGGTATCACAAGACGAAGAAACAATAGCTggacaaataatttatttctgacatCTGGGGGTCTCCGATATGATGGGAACAAAATTTGTTCAGAGAGAGCAGAGCACAACTGTATGTTCTCATGAGAGCACGCAGTCCTCCTCAGAGTTCACGTGCACAGGCTTTAAAGGTACTGTACAAGTCAAAAGGACAgagtaaaaccattaaataaagaATCCGACACGTCCAcaggacaaaaaacaaaccacTTCACCCATCACTACAGGACAGAATCTGGATCCACACGACccacttactgtatttttgtttgcattGACATTCAGAAAAAGATTTACACTGCAGTGTGTCACTTTTCTTAAGTGAAAAACCCTCACTTTTTCCAATTCACTTAAATCAGGATTTTACAATCACtttcttgcaccaaaaaaaaaaaaaaaaaaaaaaaaatttatgatacATCATATCATGCTTAAGGAAATAAATCAATTTCTTTAAATGAAATCGAGAAAACcttttataaaagaaaacaatatttccTAAAGTAACTACATCCCCAAACAAAGACCTCCTACAATAACAGTTGTACATTTCTCTTATATACAAATTCAATGGCACACCGTTTCAGTATcagtaaattacattaaaaattttaactcCACAAATAACATTTCTGATGGGAGGATTTCATTCCTTTGCACTTTTCTGCATCTCACATTTTAACCTGCCAAATGTGTCTGTGTTAACAGCCTctgaaaaacaacactgaaaatccTTTTAACTCTGTAGAGCGCATTCTCCTCCAAATCTTTCCTGAATATCAAAAACAGGGCAAAGTCACTGTGCGAGGAGTAAAAACATACAATGGACATCATTCATCTTAGCCCGGATGTTTTGCTCCATTCTctgaaagctgtgaaaatgacAACACGGCTTTACGCACGTCTTTAGGTTGACAAACATCAACACAGGCAGTTCAGTTTCTCTGTAGTGTTCAAATCGAGGATTTAGTGGTTACCACCAGCTGCAATAATAAACCCCATCTGCAGTAGTTGTGTATAGAAACCATGAATATCATTCTAACAGAGAATGAAGTGCCAAGCTCTGAAAAAACACCTTCCTC
Encoded here:
- the LOC109062618 gene encoding motile sperm domain-containing protein 1-like; translation: MQQQQSRQPGLVEGSLPVFVFPTELLFYADEQASHKQVLTLYNPYEFALKFKVLCTAPNKYAVVDATGAVKPQCCVDIVIRHRDVRACHYGVIDKFRLQVSEQSQRKALGRKEVMATLLPSATQEQPQVRPQEEERRMKEQLADRVFFEQTAFQTESRTASGGPSLLTVLLGLVCMAALMLPTLGEQESTVPVYLHLSVNKKLVAAYVLGLLTMVILRT